The Cygnus atratus isolate AKBS03 ecotype Queensland, Australia chromosome 2, CAtr_DNAZoo_HiC_assembly, whole genome shotgun sequence genome window below encodes:
- the LOC118250887 gene encoding uncharacterized protein LOC118250887 — protein sequence MGQKDVVDSTSAKLKKELEWQVEEISEFHEYKLHRHQQVPCLEDIRHLKVCLQKLMKRIEEKERDIIKEKREILEERELVIQQDNILKDMQIKISHLEEQLKNSELIGLKLSKQLRNRIEALGAGSSQQEEKVDNCTSSPPQKTTMVKQTQTSMTGYLKKLSSCLRNSLWQIGRLLLHSGCSFIVLLLFYKYLSDFTWICCLLKSISQKRKGTFCVSPTMPCWMGHMEVSPGSTVEVVVKVLLGAAF from the exons ATGGGACAGAAGGATGTTGTGGACTCCACTTCCGCAAAGCTCAAGAAAGAACTGGAGTGGCAGGTGGAGGAG atttctgaattCCATGAATATAAACTTCATAGGCATCAGCAGGTTCCTTGTTTGGAGGACATAAGACATTTGAAG GTATGTTTGCAGAAGCTGATGAAAAGgatagaagaaaaggaaagggacaTTATAAAG gaaaaaagagaaatattggAAGAAAGAGAACTAGTCATACAACAGGACAACATCTTAAAG GACATGCAGATAAAAATAAGCCACTTAGAAGAACAGCTCAAGAACTCTGAACTAATTGGGTT AAAACTTTCAAAGCAATTGCGGAATCGGATAGAAGCCTTGGGAGCAGGAAGCAG CCAACAAGAAGAGAAGGTGGACAACTGCACAAGCTCTCCTCCTCAGAAGACAACCATGGTGAAACAG ACCCAGACATCAATGACTGGCTACctaaaaaaattatcttcatgTCTTAG GAACAGTTTGTGGCAGATTGGCAGGCTCTTGCTACATTCTGGCTGCTCTTTTATagtactgcttttattttacaaatacttATCTGATTTTACCTGGATATGTTGCCTACTGAAGAGCATCTCCCAGAA GAGGAAAGGAACTTTCTGTGTCAGCCCCACAATGCCATGCTGGATGGGACACATGGAAGTATCTCCAGGATCCACAGTGGAAGTGGTAGTGAaggtgctgctgggagctgcctttTGA